Genomic segment of Pygocentrus nattereri isolate fPygNat1 chromosome 26, fPygNat1.pri, whole genome shotgun sequence:
TCTGAATGTAAACACTGCCTGGATAAAAATTAACTCTTAGAATTGTTCATTGGAAATATTTCTCTAGCAAGCAGAGAGGGAAAAAGTCAAGCATGCAAAAAAGAAGGTAAAAGTGATAAATcgctgtaactttacaggagaaggaaaaaacttactgtacttttaatggaagtcaatggaaccgaacatttttccaagtcattttgggctgtttcttttgacccattcatcaggaaatttacagacaatgtaaagagcaacaggtattttcaggttatgtcaaaaactgaaaagtaacAAAACCTGAtgtacgaggttttcttccaacaacagtgacataCTAATGTTATTTGTAAAAATAGGGCCTATATCCTACTTAAAGGGCCCGTACCTcccatttttcttgcattttaatTTCATAGTGAGGTCCAGTTATGACGTTTGTGTTGCGTTATATGCCAAAATCATTAATCGTTCACGTTTACGTGACAATCTTCCACCctctgctgttggctgaattgGTGGGAAtgtgtaaatgcattgatttcCATGTCATCACAAAAACTATGAATTCAATCCAGCAGAAGTTTTGCAGTTTAGTTGTAGTGATATATGGTTATTATAACAAACTACATTAAACAattttatttcacaaaacaaatgaataaataaaattgtttttaatgatatgATCTGTGGCCGGGCTGCCCTGCCGCTGCCCTGCGCTCCTGTCTGTAACTCTGTAAGCccatcacctgtgtcttgttaggCCACACTGGTATCGTGTCTACGCATACAGTCCCTGTCCTTTCCCTCGGACCTTCTTGCGTGTGTTTTCCGCATTACTGAGGCTCGTTTccagttttcctctctctggTTTCTGGTGTTTACcgtgtgttctgtgtttagcTGTTTCGCGGTTGCACCCTGCCCATTTGTTGGTACGGCTGTGGCTTTGCTAATCCTGTCAGCCTGTGTTTTGTCCCAGTTGTTTGTTTCTGGACGATCATCAATGCTCAAATCAACCCGCCTTCAGTTCCAATCAGAGCGAGTCGCTTCATGTGAGTTCGAGTTGAGTCTCGAATCTTTAGTCGACCGTCTCTGCTTGGTCTTGTTATCAGCGGCGGGCGATCCTACTAAAACACTGGAATTTAAgaattttttaaaggaaacttaactctgtatttttgtttttttacagcaaGCATATTTTTGGCAGTACGATGCtaacattactactactgagtgcagattggttagtgtttctgctactgagagctgattggttggcgttactactactgagtgctgattggttagtactACTGCTtatgagtgctgattggttagtgttaatgctactgagtgctgattggttggtgttacttCTACTGAGTGGTGATcagttggcgttactgctactgagtgctgattggttggcgttactactactgagtgctgattggttagtactACTGCTtatgagtgctgattggttagtgttaatgctactgagtgctgattggttggtgttacttCTACTGAGTGGTGATcagttggcgttactgctactgagtgctgattggttggcgttactactactgagtgctgattggttagtactACTGCTtatgagtgctgattggttagtgttaatgctactgagtgctgattggttggtgttacttCTACTGAGTGGTGATcagttggcgttactgctactgagtgctgattggttggccttactgctactgagtgctgattggttagtgttactgctaccgagagctgattgcttggcgttactgctactgagtgctgattggttagcgttactgctactgagtgctgattcgTTAGTattcctgctactgagagctgattggttggccttactgctactgagtgctgattggttagcgttactgctactgagtgctgattggttagtattcctgatactgagagctgattggttagtattactgctactgagaggtgattgtttggcgttactgctactgagcactgattgtttggcgttactgctactgagtcctgattggttagcattactgctactgagagctgattggttagtgttactgctactgagtgctgattggtcaatATGActcctactgagtgctgattggttggtgtcactgctactgagtgctgattggttagtattactgctgctgagagctgattggttaatattattgttactgaatgctgattggtcggtatgactgctactgagtgctgtttggttagtattactgctactgagagctgattgtttggcgttactgctaatgagtCCTGATTTGTTAGcgttaatgctactgagagctgatgggttaatattactgctactgagagctgattgcttggtgttactgctactgagtgctgattggttagcgttactgctactgagtgcttatTGGTTAGTATgcctgatactgagagctgattggatagtattactgctactgggtgCTGATTAGgtggcatcactgctactgagtgctgattggttagtattactgctactgagtgctgattggttagtattactgctactgagagctgattggttagcattactgctactgggtgctgattagttggcatcactgctactgagtgctgattggttagtattactgctcctgagaggtgattggttggcgttactgctactgagtgctgattgtttgtcgttactgctactgagagctgattcgttagtgttactgctactgagtgctgattggtcaatATGActcctactgagtgctgattggttggtgtcactgctactgagtgctgattggttagtattactgccactgagtgctgattggttagcgttactgctactgagtgctgattggttagtattactgccactgagagctgattggttagcgttactgctactgagtgctgattgattagcattactgctactgagagctgattggttagtattattgctactgagtgctgattggttggtgtcactgctactgagtgctgattggttagtattactgctgctgagagctgattggttagtgttactgctactgagcactgattgtttggcgttactgctaatgagtCCTGATTTGTTAGCGTTAacgctactgagagctgattggttagcgttactgctactgagtgctgattggttagcgttactgctactgagagctgactggttagcgttaatgctactgagagctgattggttagcgttactgctactgagagctgattggttagcgttactgctactgagagctgactggttagcgttaatgctactgagtgctgattggttagcgttaatgctactgagagctgattggttagcgttactgctactgagtgctgattggttagcgttactgctactgagagctgactggttagcgttaatgctactgagagctgattggttagcgttactgctactgagagctgattggttagcgttactgctactgagagctgactggttagcgttaatgctactgagtgctgattggttagcgttaatgctactgagagctgattggttagcgttaatgctactgagagctgactggttagtgttaatgctactgagagctgattggttagcgttactgctactgagtgctgattggttagcgttactgctactgagagctgattggttgacgttactgctactgagtgctgattgatcagtattactgctactgacagctgattgcctagttactgctactgagtcctGACTGGTTGGCGTTGCTGCTactgtgagctgattggttagcgttactgctactgagagctgattggttagtgttactgctactgagagctgattggttagtgttactgctactgagcactgattggttagtgttactgctactgagagctgattggttagtgttactgctactgagtcctgatcggttagtgttactgctactgagcgctgattggttagtgttactgctactgagagctgattcgttagtgttactgctactgagacctgattcGTCAGTcttaatgctactgagagctgattggttagcgttattgctactgagagctgattggttagcgttattgcaactgagagctgattcgttagcgttactgctactgagtgttgattggttagcgttactgctactgagagctgattggttagcgttactgctactgagagctgattggttagttttattgctactgagagctgattggttagtgttactgctactgagagctgattggttagcgttactgctactgagagctgattcgttagtgttactgctactgacagctgattggttagtgttattgctactgagagctgattcgttagtgttactgctactgagagctgattggttagtattactgctactgagagctgattggttagtgttactgctactgagagctgattggttagtgttattgctactgagagctgattcgttagtgttactgctactgacagctgattggttagtgttattgctactgagagctgattcgttagtgttcctgctactgagtgctgattggttagtgttactgctactgagagctgattcgttagtgttactgctactgagagctgattggttagtgttactgctactgagagctgattctttagtgttactgctactgattgctgattggttagtgttactgctactgagagctgattcgttagtgttactgctactgagagctgattggttagtgttactgctactgagagctcattctttagtgttactgctactgattgctgattggttagtgttacttctactgagagctgattggttagtgttactgctccCGAGAGTTGATCGGTTGGCATTACGGCTAACTGGTCAGGGAGCAGATGCACTTTCTCAAAGTCCCATAGTTTGAGTTCAAAAATGctcagaaataataataaaactatgATGAAGACACTACTGAGTTGCAATTCTCCAACCTATATTTTCATGATAAAACATAGCAGAATTTGCCCTGTTTGATTCGATTCAGTGCAACAGGAACCctttaagaatatttttcatttttcctgtaAAAGTGACCATTCCAGAAATACAGGTTTTGTTCCCAAGCTGTTTTACAAGTTGATATGATGTTTTATAGTGTAAGTTTCCAATTTCACCTCTGTTTCTTTTGCAGATGAGCGCTTGCCCCTGTTAAGGCGGCAGAGGTACTACTTCAACATCAGCTCTCTGGAGAAGGAGGGCCTGCTGGGAGCGGAATTACGCATTCTCCGAAAGCCGTTCCTGGACCCACATAAAGCCGTGCCCACTGAGGGCGCAACCTCTCTGAGACTATACACCTGCGCAGCAGGTAAGCAGAGGGCTATGCCGCTCCAGTCTCGGCCAATCGAGGACCACAGTGTCCCAAAGTGGGAGGTGTTTGACATCTGGAAACTGTTCAAGAACTTCAGGAACACGCCTCAGCTTTGCTTCGAGCTGGAGGTCGTGGACCGGGGGCGGCAGCTGGACCTGAGGTCGGTCGGCCTGGGCCGCTCAGGGAGGCAGACCAAAGAGAAGGCCTTCTTTGTGGTGTTCAGCCGCACGAAAAAGCGTGGGCTCTTTTACAACGAGATCAAGGCCCGTTCAGGCCAAGACAACAAGACGGTGTACGAGTACCTCTTCACCCAGCGCAGGATGCGTCGAGCGCCGATTCCCCGCACCAAGAAGCCGCTTCCGAAGGCTTCGAAGCCTCGCTGCAACCGCAAGCAGCTGCATGTCAACTTCAAGGAGATGGGCTGGGATGACTGGATCATCGCACCTCTGGAATATGAGGCCTTCCACTGTGACGGAATCTGTGATTTTCCTATCCGTTCCCACCTGGAGCCCACCAATCACGCCATCATCCAGACGCTCATGAACTCTATGGATCCTCGCTCAACACCACCCACCTGCTGCGTCCCCACCAGACTCAGTCCTATCAGTATCCTGTACATCGACTCAGCCAATAACGTGGTGTACAAGCAGTATGAGGACATGGTTGTAGAGAGCTGTGGCTGCAGGTAGCGAGAAATGCTAGAGGAGCAAGCTAAAGACCCAAAGTTTGGAAGCACATAAGTACATTTTGGATCGTTGTGAGATGTCGTCACAGGTGCTCCCTATGACTTCTTGTGTTAAGCTCATTATCGGACTAGTTAGAGCCATTGGATGCGAAACTGTCCTCCTCTTTAATGATGATGTCAAATGAGTGATGAGTGCGGTTCACCTGTTTTTGATCTCTTTGAGATACAGAACCCTCAGCAACTCTCCAAACGCTGTTTGCAACTTCCTACAGAGGGTTGTGATCATGACTGAACACTTTTAGATGTGATTTAATCCCTTTGTATTGATTATACACCCCTCAAACATTGGACACCCTATACTGCAGTTCAGTTTATAAGATGTTGGTCTTGCTTCACAAGAACGTTGGCCAGTGAGCTCACGTTCAACAACCTGAAACTGAAAAGCAGGACTGGCACTTTGTGACTGCCATTCATCACTGAGGAGACCTTTGCCATTTAAGACCTTAAGTAACAATGTAGGATGCTATATTAGCAGAATTATGTATACTTATTTTCCAAATCTGAGTTAAATTTAACAAGATCTCAAAGCGTTATGTACAAAGCCATATAAAGTTTTTCCTTAAAGGGGTGCTCTGGCCAAAAGGAGTCTAACCATTGCTAGTTCTGTTGTAAACGTGCCTGTTCGCACTGGAACAGTCTCGAGAGTCAGATTTTTCTggtttaaaaacaatgaagctACGTTCACTTTACAAGCCTaattgctcaaatccgatttttttgctcaaatctgatctctctaACACGATAGTTGACACTCATGGACTCAAACCGGCGTCCTGAATTGACCCTAGtgagctcatcctactcagtaatgtcacgtgactgaatcactgcatcatcagcacaaactaacaagcttcgctgagaagatcattaaatctgatcagctctcagcttcattattagagccagacgtgagatgagctgcttttccactgtttacaggctttaacgtctgctcagagctgttgccatggtaacgatGAAtgatggtggaaaaaaaaaacacattaagtgacccttattagtcccacagtggggaaatttcacctctgcatttaacccatccatgcagtgaaacaccacatacactctagtgggcacacacacactaggggtcagtgagcacacttgcccggagcggtgggcagccctatccggaacagttggggattaggtgtcttgctcaagggcacttcagtcacgtgctgtcagctctggggatcgaaccagcaaccttccaggcACAGGGCCGGATCCTTAACCTCCTAACTGCCCCCAGTTCCTGgccatgaattccgatctgagtgtcacattaaggtcacatggccacgaatcggatatgtatccgatctaagaccacatatgaaagtggctcaggtctgatttgaaaagatcagaatTACATCCACACAGCAAACATCAGATCTAAGTCACAATAGgtcaaaaaatcggatttgtgccacttcaacctggtgaTGGGAATGTAGTCTATAagccccttctgatgatgcatcttgaaggtggaaggaatgtttaaatgctttaaGTCTTTTATTCCCTGCTAGCTGGTGAATCCAGAAGAATAACTAATGTCAGGAAACCGAATGTCTCATGTGTTCATTAGCCTCAACTTCAGTATTGTGGTCAGAGAACATTTGGACGAAAACACGTAAAGGAcacaaaatcatgaattctgttaAATTGATGAGGCTGATGGAtgcaataatattattattattaataataataataataataataatacaattccAGGGATAATCTTGAAGAGACATCTGCTGGATCTACTGTGTGAAGGGAGGATGAAATAGCTGGGTGAACATCGTTACCTGTTAATAACAGAAAACTCCACATTTTGTCACAAGGTTTTCACCAAACGTCTTAAAAAGTGAGATGTTCCTCACAAATAAGCCAAAGCAATGTCACTGAAGTTCACAGCTACATCTAGTACATCTGTGTACTAGACTCCGAGAAAACGGGACGTGTATTGTTGCTGCTTTATTCTTCACTGTCGGTGCCACAAAGTGTCCTTTGATGCCttggaagaaccacttttcaCATATTGTAAAGGCTCTGTACCAATTTAAGGTTCTGTAAAGTCTAAAAAGGTTCTCCagactcacacatctcattttcaGAAATGGTTCTCCAAAGGAACCAtccatttaaaggttctttaaggattcTTGGCGTCACATGAAAACACTTTTTGGCACTTTGATTTTTAggaatgttttggtttagccaaAGTCCCTCCGAAGCCAAATGCTCCACTCactctgtcataaaggctattttctttaataaaatatatagtaaGTTGACTTAATTACTGGttcttatttctgttttaccgcatggtactgtgcaaatgttttagtTTAAAGCTATTTGTCTGGGCTGTAAGTCTGTTTTTGCCAGTAAAACACTGTAtagcattagaataaatacatataagCATAAATACTGTAAACTGTAAGAGATATGTATAGTTTTTAGTAAAGTTATGAATATGTAGCTCAGATGAATCCAGTTAGAAGAGCTCGGAGCTGGTTCCTGACTTCTCGTTGCTCTCCAGACATCACATGGATCTGTTcagttccatcagcagcacctgacttaatttaatgaaggactgattagataaactaAATATTGGATGGCAACTGTAAATACAGGACGTCCTCCAGGAGAAATTTGGAAATAattaaagggaattccactgaattgAAAATataatctgcataattaaatatctaagatgtaaacaaagtcattgagtgTGAGTCActaccaagtcagaactgttcacagtggtggtgatgggaaccagacgtccacctctaaaagctcctcatagaaagttcctacatgaaatggttatgaattcaccaCCTGAGATATTGCTTTACGATGGTTTTGACATGTGGTTTTAGTCCAAgcctcattttaaaaaatatattaaatccattcctggtggagggatacatgttCTACATACgttctgaggcaaaatagtccccaaagtaaatgtattttttcagattttccagtattttcccatcatcaacattccatataaactcagacgactcgtgtaggttcactggtggttttgcatagtttataaaatgtctatatttgtgttgtagtcatggcgacgcctggttcccatcaccaccactgtaaagaaacctgagttGGGAAGTTTCTCAAAATGGTTTCAGATTTTTTCCTTTACGCACCTGCAGaagttttctttcagttttatgcAGCACAACAATAatcctctttctttccctcagCAGGTTCTCTATAAATTAAGTATTTCACATAAATGGCTTTGCATCTCTTAGAACAACTGAGATCTTCTTTTCAGATGAACCACACACATTGCATCACAATGGACCGTTTAATTGCGTTTATTTGACCTAATTTTAGTGTTattgaacaaataaatgcttacagaCCAGATGAGGAGCTTTATACATGATTTTCACAGATGATTTTGCTCAATACTGTACATTCCCTGAGATCTTCAGGCCTTATATAATTACAGAGCACTGAGCATGTGAGCGTTTCCCGGCACGACTGTCTGTCTATGCGTCTAATAACAAATACCACGCGTATTATATATTCTCAGAGACCGCGAGAGCAGAAACATGACTTGCTTTACGGGATTAGGCTTCAGTTGTCACTGTAAGTGGCCCTGGATTGTGGCAAAAGTGCATGGGAACAACACAatgaagtcatggccatgacttagtaaagcatgagaatgggataattaagtcgtggccacaacttagtaaggcatcccatattaataaaaataatgcatggccatggtGTATTAatgcgtgggaatgagatcataaGGCAAGGCCacagcttagtaaggcatgggaacaagataatgaaGTCATGGCCATGGCTTAGTAAAGCATAGGAATGAAATTATGAAGTCATGGCcttgacttagtaaagcatgggaatgagataatgaaGTTGTGGCCATGAATTAGTAAGGTATGGGAAGGAGATAATTAACTAAGGGTTgagaacgagataattaagtcatgccCACGAGTTAGTAAGGaatgggaacgagataattaagttgtgtcaatgacttaataaggcatgggaacgaaataatgaagtcatggccatgacttagtaaagcatgggaacgagatagATTACTAAggcatcccatataaataatttaTCAATACATTTTGCTCAATACTGTACATTCCCTGAGATCTTCAGGCCTTATATAATTACAGAGCACTGAGCATGTGAGCGTTTCCCGGCACCGACTGTCTGTCTATGCGTCTAATAACAAATACCACGCGTATTATATATTCTCAGAGACCGCGAGAGCAGAAACATGACTTGCTTTACGGGATTAGGTTTCGGTTGTCACTGTAAGTGGCCCTGGATTGTGGCAACGTGTCAAACTGGATAATATAGAACAGGATTGAATAGTCTTATAGAAAGGTGTTATGTTTCTACACATAAGCAGAACCACATGCTCGCTCTGAGGCCGGAGCTGGTTTTTACTGGGGGACCTAATTGAATACAACTTTAATTGCCCACCCATTACCCTGTGTGGATTTCACAATGATATTTTGGGAGAGCTGACAAAAGCATGTCTGTGTGCGTGCGCCGGCCAGAGGACACCCACTAATCCCACATCTTGAGACTCTCTAACTTTTATAGAGTTCTTGCGGCTTTCTGCCGCGTTTCCTCATACCGaacctttccctctctctttgtgtttgtTATCAGATCTGGCAGGCCTACCCTGACCGATGTTTAACATTTTGTAAATGCAGTCTTATATTTCCTTGACAGATGTCTGAGGAATTTTATCATGTAGCTGGCCaatatttattgaaaaaaaaaagttaagtgGTCCAAAAAAAAGGAGGTAAAGAGACAGACGTACACATACGAAGGAGAGAGAAAGCCGAcacaaagaaaagacaaagaaaagcaaaggcgGTAACGCGGAGGTGATAAAAGAGGACGGGAATGTCCAGATCTGATCGCGTTCTGAAGTGGCACTGTACTTGTGTAAAAACAAGGAATAACAGTCCCTTCTATAAAACTTCTTTCCAAGAAGTTCATGACCCAAACCTCCTTCCTGACCTCCTGCTGGGTTACAGGGCAAAACTCATCTCTTGCTCAATTCGCTCCCCTACAATTCCTTTACTGGCCCTCCGAGGACGCATATATGGAGTGCGCTGTTTTAGATGGAAACCTGGTGAAGCCACGTACACACTTCATAAATGAGTCGAGCCAAATAACGAGAAGAGTGTGAAGAAGAGGTGTTCTTGGGGGTCAAAATGAGCACACTAATTTTCCAAACCTGAGTTTAGCTAAAGATCTCAAAGTGTTTGTGTACAAAGCCATGAACACGAGTTCCTTAAAGCTAAATCTGTTGGAAACCTGCCGCCTCGCCTCCTGCAGCAGAGCCAGAGTGAGACTTTACAGTTTAAAGACTGGAAAAACACTCCAggtgatgtatcttgaaggtgggaggaacttttgaaaaactacaatcAAGGTGGGGGGTGAATACTTTAGAGCAGGCTGTTTGATATcccgtataaataaaaaaaaatgtgtggccacaccttattaacatGGGGGAataagatcctaatgcgtgtcCATGACTTAGGCATGGGAATGACATcgtgccttattaagctgtggtcaaagCTTAATTCTCTCATTCCCACATGTTACTAATTCATGGTCCTGATTTAACTACCTCATTCCCACTTCCTTAGTCGGGGATATGCAACtttgttttcaaattatattgcAGGCAACTtacaacatgcaactagttgcatgaaagtttcactgcGTAAAGCCGAAGCCTGTCGGCACAACTTTGGCTGGCGCAATCTAAAGCCCTCTCTGAAAATTGGTCTTTGCTACAAGTCACGACTTAACTACCTCATTCCCACTTACTTAAGTCAGGGCAACACATtaagatctcattcccatgtgttcatatggccacacattatttttatttatacaaccccaattccaatgaagttgggacgttgggtAAAACATAGATagaaacagaatacgatgatctgcaaatcctttccaacccatattcaattgaatacactacaaagacaagatatttaatgttcaaagggataaactttattgttttttgcaaatattcactgattttgaatttgatgcctgcaacacgttccaaagaagttgggacaggggcaacaaaagactgggaaagttgaggaatgctcaaaaaacacctgtttggaacgttccacaggtgaacaggttgattggaaacaggtgagtgtcatgattgggtataaagggagcatccctgaaagactcagtcgttcacaagcagggacgggcgaggttctccactttgtgaacaactgtgtgagcaaatagtccaacagtttaagagcaacgtttctcagcgtgcaactgcaaggaatttagggatttcatcatctacagtccataatatcatcagaagattcagagaatctggagaaatctttgcAAGTAAGCATCAAGGTAGAAAACCGGCATTGAATCCCTGTGAatctttgatccctcaggcggcactgcattaaaaaccgacatcattctgtaacggatattcccacatgggatcaggaacacttcagaaaaccactgtcagtgaactcagttcgtcgctccgtctacaagtgcaagttaaaactctgccatgcaaagcgaagccacatatcaacaccacccagaaacaccgccggcttctctgggccgagctcatctgagatggacggacgcagagtggaaaagtgtcctgtggtctgacgccacatttcacactgtttttggaaatcatggaagtcgtgtcctccgggccaaagaggaaaaagactgtccggattgttttcagcacaaagttcaaaagccagcatctctgatggtgtggggggggtgttagtgcccatggcaggggtaacttgcacatctagGAAGGCAGAATTAATggtgaaaggtacatacaggttttggagccacatctgctgccatccaaacagcgtctttttcaggtacgtcctgcttatttcagcaagacgatgccaagccacattctgcacgtgttacaacagcgtggcttcgtagtaaaagagtgcgggtacttgactggcctgcctgcagtccagaccgtctcccattgaaaatgtgtggcgcattatgaagctcaaaatacgacggagaccccggactgttgagcagctgaagctggacatcaagcaggaatgggaaagaattccacctacaaagcttcaacaatcagtgtcctcagttcccaaacgcttattgagtgttaaaggaaaggtgatgtaacacagtggtaaacattcccgtcccaacgtctttggaacgtgttgcaggcatcaaattcaaaatgagtgaatatttgcaaaaaacaataaagtttatctgtttgaacattaaatatctcgtctttgtagtgtattcagttgaata
This window contains:
- the gdf5 gene encoding growth/differentiation factor 5; protein product: MIGASRISPLLLLLLLLLPCASAVPEAPRPALRLSRIRAGAPVAARASAHQPPSASESARRSAAAQPVARKGTKTRGAHEEKGARAHPLVTPHDYMLSLYWSLSSGEVNASALHEAGVANTITSFVDKGQDERLPLLRRQRYYFNISSLEKEGLLGAELRILRKPFLDPHKAVPTEGATSLRLYTCAAGKQRAMPLQSRPIEDHSVPKWEVFDIWKLFKNFRNTPQLCFELEVVDRGRQLDLRSVGLGRSGRQTKEKAFFVVFSRTKKRGLFYNEIKARSGQDNKTVYEYLFTQRRMRRAPIPRTKKPLPKASKPRCNRKQLHVNFKEMGWDDWIIAPLEYEAFHCDGICDFPIRSHLEPTNHAIIQTLMNSMDPRSTPPTCCVPTRLSPISILYIDSANNVVYKQYEDMVVESCGCR